The Nitrospinota bacterium genome contains the following window.
AGGGAAGGGGTGAAAAGTGTGGAAAACCCGCAGTAAACGGAGATAGAAGTTAGAGCTAAAAATGCTCCTCGGGAAACAACGGGAAACAGATTTTTCTAAGGGCGCCGGAGCGTAACCCATTGAAAAATGGTGGGCGGAGAGGGGATCGAACCCACGGCATCCAGCTTGTAAGGCTGGCGCTCTCCCGGCTGAGCTATCCGCCCGGAAAAGACCGGATCATATTATCATAAACGCCCCGGCGTGGTTCGGATGGATCGTGCGGGCCGGTCATGCCTGCCGCCGCGCCAATCCCATGTACCTCTCCGCGAGAGTTTGCGTCAGCGTGAAAGGCTTTTCCGCCGCAAAAATACCGTCAACCTCGCGCACAGGCATGATTCCGATCAGCGAGTTTGCGATGAATATCTCGTCCGCTTTTTCGATTTTGGAAAGTTTGAAGCGCCCCTCGACGGTTTCAATCCCCATCGTTGCGGCAATCCTTATAACTTCCCACCTCGTCACTCCCGGCAATGCTCCGGCGTCTTGCGATGGTGTGTAAAGTTTTCCGTTTTTCACCCAGAAAATGTTCGCCGCCCCGCAGCTTGCCACGTGCCCGTCCGACGACATCACAATAGCCTCGTCCGCCCCGGCGGATCTGGCTTCGGTCACCGTCATCACACGGTCCAGCGCGCTTGTGGATTTCACGGAGTTTAGCGGCGATCCGGAGATTTTTGCATATCGCGAAATGGACAGGCGCAGGCCGAGCTTGCGCTTTTCATCCGGCATCGGTTCGTATCGTTCGACGGTGATGGTCCATGTTGGTTTATCGCATCCCGCCGCGTTATAACCCCGCGGCCCGGAGCCACGCGTGACGGTGAGCCGCGCCACGGCCAAATCGCCGGCGCCGTTCACTTTCGCCAGCCGTGCGATTGCGCCGGCCACTTCATCTTGCCCCACAGGCAACTTGATGCCGATTATGCCAGCCCCGGCCTTCATCCTCTCCATATGTTTTTCGAGAAGGAACGGCCGCCCATGATATAGCGGAATCGTCTCGAACAGCCCGTCACCCAGCGCAAACCCCCTGTCCGCCACAGTTACAAAACCCTCGGCCGTTTCCTTGCCGTTCACTATCACGCTCATGCCTTCTCCAGCGCCTCCATGATCCCTTTGGCCTTGTGCAGCGTCTCTTCGTATTCCTCCAACGGGTTGGATGGATATGTCACCCCGCCCCCGGAATAAAATGAGGCCACGCCGCCTGATAGCGTCATCAACCGTATCCCCACTGAAAGGTCCATATCCCCCCCGTGTCCCATGTATCCGATGGCGCCGCAATAAACGCCACGCGCCTCCGGCTCTATCTCGCCGATTATCTCCATCGCTCTTATTTTCGGCGCCCCTGTGACGGAGCCGCACGGGAAAGACGCCCGCAGAAGGTCTATGCCCGAGTGATTGTCCTTTAGCGTTCCCTCCACCGTGGATGTCAGGTGTATCACGTTGGCGAACTTTTCCACCTCGAAAAGCGACGACACTTTAACGCTCTCCGGCGCGCATACCTTCGAAAGGTCGTTTCGCAGAAGGTCCACGATCATCAGGTTCTCCGCCCTCTCTTTTTCGCTATTATAAAGCTCTTCGGCAAGCCGCGCGTCCTCTTCGGATGTCTTTCCCCTGGGCCGCGTACCCTTGATGGGCCTGGCCTGGGCGGCCCCATCGCGCAACGTTATGAACCTTTCTGGCGACGACGATAATATCTGCGTGGCTCCTGTGTCTATATACGCGGCGAAGGGGGCGGGGCTTATCTTGCGAAGGGCAAGGTACAGTTTCTTCGGGTCCTTGTTGGTCCTTGCGGCAAATCGTTGGGCGATGTTTGCCTGATAGCAGTCGCCACGTTCGATATATCCCCTCACCTTGTCCACCGCCAGCGCGTATGATTCCGCGGTGAATCCGCTGACTGGTGTTGTTGATGTGGCAGTTTCCTGCCCGGTATGATGACCGGCATTGCGCGAGGTTTCAATCCACTGTTCAAGGCCGTCGAGAGCCTTCGAAACGCCGCCATCGTCCGGCTCGTTGACCACTAGCCACAACTTTCCGGCCTGATGGTCAAAGGCTATCAGGCTGTCGTAAAATCCCAGCCAGATATCCCCTTCCGCAGCGTGGCGTGGCGGGACTTTTGCCGCCGGTTCGGTCCATCTTAAAAGCTCGTATCCCCAGAAACCGGCCACGCCGCCGGTGAACGGGATGTGTTCCGCGCCGCCTGTTTGAACGTTCTCCCGTGAGATCAGCCCACGCAGTATTTCAAACGGGTCGCCAGTGATCTCTTTAACGCCGCCGTTTTCCGAAAGCGTGAACTTCTCCCCGGCGCCTTTCAACACGGCCCGGGGCGAACGCATCATGAACGACCATTTGCCCCATCGCGGATGGGGCATGGAGCTGTCCAGCCATAAAAGTCCCTCTTTTGACGGTGTGGCGAGGAATATATCGGCGGGATCGGCCCATCCGGTTTCGCGGAAGGTTGTTTTGCGCGGAGCGGCTTTTATAGCAGGCTTCCTATTCTTTGGATGGCGTCCAGGCTGGATCGCCACGCCTTGCTGAAATAGATCAGGAATGCTTTCCCCTCGATGTTCTTCACCGGCAGGGGGCCCCATGCGCGCGAGTCCAGGCTGTTGTCCCTGTTGTCCCCCACGGCGAAAACATAGCTCTCCGGCACGGTGTATGGGCCGAAGGAAGAGGCCGGATCGAGCTTCATCACGTTATAGGAGCGCTCGCCGATGGTCTCCAGAAACTCGTGGGGATTCGAGAAAGAGCGCGAGGTGGGCACAGGCTGGCCGTTTATGAACAGGCGCGAGTCCTTAATCTCCACCATGTCGCCCGACACCGCCACGACGCGTTTAACGAAGACCTTCCCTTCCTTGCGTTCGAACCCCTCGGGAGGGACAAACGTCACCACGTCCCCCCGGTTCGGGCTGGACCATATCAGCACCATCTTGTCCATGAACGGGATGTGCAGCCCGTAGCGCAGCTTGTTTACAAGGATGAAGTCCCCCTCCAGAAGCGTGGGGGTCATGGAGCCGGAGATGATCTGGTTGGCCTCCACCATCGAGCCTTTGAGCATAATCACCAGGATGGCGGCGGCGGCCATTGCCTTGAAAGTCTCCGCGGCGAATCTTTTCATGCCCTCAATTCTACCACATCAAGTCCCGCCGGGGCTTTCCAGCGGGAACGTTTCCACCACGGTGTGTATGGAACCTTTGGGGTTTAGCCGGCTTTCGTATAGCGACACATCCCCCACCAGCGCCTCGCCGATATAAAACTTGTGGTATTGGCGAACGAGCCGGGCCAGCTTGCCCCGGGCAGCGTCGTTCTTCACACGGCCGATGGTAAGGTGGGCCGTGAACGACCTTTCGTCCGGGGGGAAACCGAGGGGGGAAATTTCCGCGGAGAAGGACTCCTCCAGTTTTTTCAGCCCCGCCGTTTCGCCCCCCACGCCGAACCAGATCACCCGGGGCCGTTCGTGGTTCGGGAACACTCCCATACCTTCCACCGAAAGCCTGATGGGCGAAAATCCCTTCACCGCCCGTTTGGCGGCGGCGCAAAGGTCGGGCAGCATTGCGTTGTCCACGTCCCCCAGGAATTTGAGGGTGATGTGCATGTTTTCAGACTTCACCCACCGCACCTGCCCGGATGGCACACCGAAGGAGGCCACCATGTTGTCCAGGCGGGTGGTCACCGCCTTTGGCAGGTTCACCGCGAAGAACAGGCGCCGGGACGTTTCGTCCTTCGGCCTTTCTTCTTCTTCCGCGTTGTCCGTTACAAGTCTCATTGAAAAATTCCGGCCTCCGGCGGGTAAAATGTGCCCGAGGCGTGTCTGGTTTTTATAGTAGTATGAAAGGCAACCGGATACAAGTGGACACCATCCTTGATTTATGCCGCTAACTTGACGCGTTGCGCCGCCTCTCATATCATTGGCCTTGCGTGGAAGTTTATAAGCGGTTGTCATCCGGCAAACGCCGGATTAAATGGAAAAAACCCGGAAAAATGAAAGCCATCGTTTACTCCGAATACGGGCCGCCTGATGTACTTCGCCTCGAAGAGGTGGAAAAGCCCGTTCCAGGGGAGAATGACGCTCTGGTAAAAGTAGTGGCGGCGTCGGTCAATGCGGCCGATTGGCGCCTTATGAGGGCGGATCCGTTCCTGGCCCGTTTTTTCTCCGGGCTTGTTAGGCCCAGATTCAACATCCTTGGAGCCGATATAGCCGGAAGGATTGAAGCTGTCGGCAAAAATGTAAAACGGTTCAAACCTGGCGACGAGGTGTTTGGGGACATTTTTGCAAATGGTTTCGGCGGATTCGCGGAGTATTCGCGCGCCCGCGAGGACGCATTGGCGCTAAAGCCGGCCAACATTTCATTCGAAGAGGCTGCAGCCACCCCTTTGGCGGCGTTGACCGCCTTGCATGGCCTGCGTGACATGGGGCGCCTGCGCGCGGGCCAAAAGGTCCTGATAAATGGCGCTGGCGGCGGTGTGGGCACGTTCGCGGTCCAGCTCGCCAAATGGCTGGGAGCGGAGGTGACCGCTGTCTGCGGCAAGGGAAATCTGGAAACCGCCCGTTCTATCGGCGCGGACCATGTTATAGATTACGCGGAAGAAGATTTCACTAAAAGCGGCCGCTGTTATGACCTGATCCTTGCGGTCAACGGTTATCATCCGATTTTCGACTACCGGCGCGCGTTGAACTCCGGCGGAATTTACGTCATGACCGGAGGATCCATGGCCCAAATGTTCCAGGCTCTCCTGCTTGGGCCGTTGATTTCAATGGCAGGGGGCAGGAAAATGGGAGCCCTGTCATCCACTCCCAACCAGAAGGATTTGGCGTTGCTCGGCGAGCTTCTTGGAGCGGGCAAAATAAAGCCGGTAATTGACAGGCGTTACAGCTTAAAAGAGGTCCCGGAAGCGCTCGGATATCTTGAAAAGGGACATGCGAGAGGGAAAGTGGTGATCATAATCGGGCAATGACCGCGGATACGGATTTGATTGATTCGCGGGAATCCCCGGCGCGCGAAAATCGCAATGGTTTTCCGGGCGCTTGTCACACAGTAAGTATGCGCGTTTTGATGCGAAGGAACATGAGAGGAAAGTTATGCGGCTAAAAAGTAACAACCAATTCAGAAGCCTAGGCTCGGGGAATACGGTTTATAAATTCGACGGGCCGGACGCAAAAATTCTCGAATCGTTCGCCAATCCCTTCGCCGAAACGAGGCTGAACAAAAACTCTGTGGACGGGACGATACATATCGAGGCCCCGGAATTCACCTCCCTTTGCCCAATCACCGGCCAGCCGGACTTCGCCACCATCGTGATCGATTACCGGCCCGGGAAAAAATGCGTGGAGAGCAAATCGCTGAAACTTTACCTGATGAGTTTCCGGATGCACGGGGAATTCCACGAATCGTGCGTGAACAGGATCGCCAACGATCTGATAGACCTTTTAAAACCCGATTGGATCAGGGTTGAAGGGCGCTTCACCCCCCGCGGCGGTATAAGCTTCTGGCCTGTGGCGGAAAATGGGAGTAAGAAGTAGTACGCCGAGGACTACTGTCCTACAACGGCTCCTTATCCTCATACAAATATCCGTACCTGGCGTATTCTTTCCCGAACGACAGCGATTTTAAATCGTTCATCCGGTCCAGAAACACCTTGCCGTGCAGGTGGTCTATCTCGTGTTGCAACGCCTTGGCGAAAAAACCTTCCGCGTGGATGGTCAACGGCTCGCCATGCCGGTCCAGCCCTGTCACCACCACGTTGCGGGCGCGGCGCACAAGGCCCCAAAGGTCCGCCACGGATAGGCA
Protein-coding sequences here:
- the lepB gene encoding signal peptidase I yields the protein MKRFAAETFKAMAAAAILVIMLKGSMVEANQIISGSMTPTLLEGDFILVNKLRYGLHIPFMDKMVLIWSSPNRGDVVTFVPPEGFERKEGKVFVKRVVAVSGDMVEIKDSRLFINGQPVPTSRSFSNPHEFLETIGERSYNVMKLDPASSFGPYTVPESYVFAVGDNRDNSLDSRAWGPLPVKNIEGKAFLIYFSKAWRSSLDAIQRIGSLL
- the pabB gene encoding aminodeoxychorismate synthase component I — translated: MPHPRWGKWSFMMRSPRAVLKGAGEKFTLSENGGVKEITGDPFEILRGLISRENVQTGGAEHIPFTGGVAGFWGYELLRWTEPAAKVPPRHAAEGDIWLGFYDSLIAFDHQAGKLWLVVNEPDDGGVSKALDGLEQWIETSRNAGHHTGQETATSTTPVSGFTAESYALAVDKVRGYIERGDCYQANIAQRFAARTNKDPKKLYLALRKISPAPFAAYIDTGATQILSSSPERFITLRDGAAQARPIKGTRPRGKTSEEDARLAEELYNSEKERAENLMIVDLLRNDLSKVCAPESVKVSSLFEVEKFANVIHLTSTVEGTLKDNHSGIDLLRASFPCGSVTGAPKIRAMEIIGEIEPEARGVYCGAIGYMGHGGDMDLSVGIRLMTLSGGVASFYSGGGVTYPSNPLEEYEETLHKAKGIMEALEKA
- the queF gene encoding NADPH-dependent 7-cyano-7-deazaguanine reductase QueF — encoded protein: MRLKSNNQFRSLGSGNTVYKFDGPDAKILESFANPFAETRLNKNSVDGTIHIEAPEFTSLCPITGQPDFATIVIDYRPGKKCVESKSLKLYLMSFRMHGEFHESCVNRIANDLIDLLKPDWIRVEGRFTPRGGISFWPVAENGSKK
- a CDS encoding aminotransferase class IV family protein; its protein translation is MSVIVNGKETAEGFVTVADRGFALGDGLFETIPLYHGRPFLLEKHMERMKAGAGIIGIKLPVGQDEVAGAIARLAKVNGAGDLAVARLTVTRGSGPRGYNAAGCDKPTWTITVERYEPMPDEKRKLGLRLSISRYAKISGSPLNSVKSTSALDRVMTVTEARSAGADEAIVMSSDGHVASCGAANIFWVKNGKLYTPSQDAGALPGVTRWEVIRIAATMGIETVEGRFKLSKIEKADEIFIANSLIGIMPVREVDGIFAAEKPFTLTQTLAERYMGLARRQA
- the thpR gene encoding RNA 2',3'-cyclic phosphodiesterase; this encodes MRLVTDNAEEEERPKDETSRRLFFAVNLPKAVTTRLDNMVASFGVPSGQVRWVKSENMHITLKFLGDVDNAMLPDLCAAAKRAVKGFSPIRLSVEGMGVFPNHERPRVIWFGVGGETAGLKKLEESFSAEISPLGFPPDERSFTAHLTIGRVKNDAARGKLARLVRQYHKFYIGEALVGDVSLYESRLNPKGSIHTVVETFPLESPGGT
- a CDS encoding NAD(P)-dependent alcohol dehydrogenase, coding for MKAIVYSEYGPPDVLRLEEVEKPVPGENDALVKVVAASVNAADWRLMRADPFLARFFSGLVRPRFNILGADIAGRIEAVGKNVKRFKPGDEVFGDIFANGFGGFAEYSRAREDALALKPANISFEEAAATPLAALTALHGLRDMGRLRAGQKVLINGAGGGVGTFAVQLAKWLGAEVTAVCGKGNLETARSIGADHVIDYAEEDFTKSGRCYDLILAVNGYHPIFDYRRALNSGGIYVMTGGSMAQMFQALLLGPLISMAGGRKMGALSSTPNQKDLALLGELLGAGKIKPVIDRRYSLKEVPEALGYLEKGHARGKVVIIIGQ